Proteins from a genomic interval of Nocardioides jishulii:
- a CDS encoding MerR family transcriptional regulator, producing MNENEKDKVAAASAAHATEVAEEQGLLFSDDVSPLPSDTGYRGPTACNAAGITYRQLDYWARTGLVEPTVRGATGSGSQRLYSFRDILLLKVVKRLLDAGISLQQIRTAVQHLRERGTEDITRVTLMSDGASVYECTSNDEVIDLLQGGQGVFGIAIGGVWREIEGTLAELPSERTAAESDGPVAGDELAARRASRKIG from the coding sequence GTGAACGAGAACGAGAAGGACAAGGTGGCGGCAGCTTCGGCTGCGCATGCCACCGAGGTCGCGGAGGAGCAAGGCTTGCTCTTCTCCGACGACGTGTCCCCGTTGCCCAGTGACACCGGCTATCGCGGGCCAACGGCCTGCAACGCCGCCGGTATCACGTACCGGCAACTTGACTACTGGGCCCGGACCGGACTGGTGGAACCCACCGTCCGCGGTGCCACCGGATCCGGTTCGCAGCGCCTGTACTCCTTCCGCGACATCCTTCTCCTGAAGGTTGTGAAGCGGCTCCTGGATGCAGGCATCTCGCTGCAGCAGATCCGTACCGCCGTGCAGCACCTGCGCGAGCGGGGCACCGAGGACATCACGCGCGTCACCCTGATGAGTGACGGTGCGTCGGTCTACGAGTGCACCAGCAACGACGAAGTCATCGACCTGCTCCAGGGCGGTCAGGGTGTCTTCGGCATCGCCATCGGCGGCGTGTGGCGCGAGATCGAGGGCACGCTCGCCGAGCTCCCGAGCGAGCGTACGGCCGCTGAGTCCGACGGTCCGGTGGCTGGCGACGAGCTCGCTGCCCGCCGCGCTTCCCGCAAGATCGGCTGA
- a CDS encoding FHA domain-containing protein has protein sequence MPFCTACGKNNPDDARFCAQCGTRLVGTADAPSGESGAETTTTISPVVEKVETSDRDLSPVDAAAVDGLPVGSALLVVQRGPGAGSRFLLDTDLVTVGRHPDSSIFLDDVTVSRRHAEFRRSGTHFEVSDVGSLNGTYVNRDRIDAVALSDGDEVQIGKYRLVFFSGHAD, from the coding sequence ATGCCGTTCTGCACGGCCTGCGGGAAGAACAACCCGGACGACGCCCGGTTCTGTGCCCAGTGCGGCACGCGTCTCGTCGGAACGGCCGACGCGCCCTCGGGTGAGTCGGGTGCCGAGACCACCACGACGATCAGCCCGGTCGTGGAGAAGGTCGAGACCTCCGACCGGGACCTCAGTCCCGTGGACGCGGCGGCCGTGGACGGCCTCCCGGTGGGTTCCGCGCTCCTCGTGGTGCAGCGTGGCCCGGGTGCGGGCTCGCGTTTCCTGCTCGACACTGACCTGGTGACCGTCGGTCGCCACCCGGACTCCTCGATCTTCCTCGACGACGTGACGGTCTCGCGCCGGCACGCCGAGTTCCGTCGCAGTGGTACCCACTTCGAGGTCAGCGACGTGGGGAGCCTCAACGGGACGTACGTCAACCGTGACCGCATCGACGCGGTGGCGCTGAGCGACGGTGACGAGGTCCAGATCGGCAAGTACCGGCTCGTGTTCTTCTCCGGCCACGCGGACTGA
- a CDS encoding CDP-alcohol phosphatidyltransferase family protein codes for MAADARAGESRLLTLPNLLSGLRLLGVPLFLWLVVVARQDGWAFALLMVSGLTDWLDGYLARVLDQRSRVGALLDPIADRLYILAVVIGLAWRDFIPWWVAVLLPLRDVLLWGLVPLLRTRGYTSLPVHFLGKAATFNLLYAFPLLLLGGGDSVFSTFANIFGWAFACWGIGLYWWAGVLYAWQVRTLLQQTPPLPRTREGGVRG; via the coding sequence GTGGCTGCTGATGCCCGCGCCGGGGAGTCGCGTCTGCTCACCCTCCCCAACCTCCTGAGCGGCCTACGGCTGCTGGGCGTCCCGCTCTTCCTGTGGTTGGTCGTCGTCGCGCGCCAGGACGGCTGGGCCTTCGCACTGCTCATGGTCTCCGGCCTGACCGACTGGCTCGACGGCTACCTGGCCAGGGTGCTCGACCAGCGCTCGCGCGTCGGTGCGTTGCTCGACCCGATCGCGGACCGCCTCTACATCCTCGCCGTCGTGATCGGCCTGGCCTGGCGCGACTTCATTCCCTGGTGGGTCGCCGTCCTGCTGCCGTTGCGTGACGTGCTGCTCTGGGGCCTGGTGCCGCTGCTGCGTACCCGGGGATACACGTCGTTGCCGGTCCACTTCCTCGGCAAGGCCGCGACCTTCAACCTGCTGTACGCCTTCCCGCTGCTCCTGCTCGGTGGTGGGGACAGCGTCTTCTCGACGTTCGCGAACATCTTCGGCTGGGCGTTCGCCTGCTGGGGCATCGGCCTGTACTGGTGGGCCGGCGTGCTCTACGCGTGGCAGGTCCGTACGTTGCTCCAGCAGACGCCGCCCCTGCCGCGGACGAGGGAGGGGGGTGTTCGTGGCTGA
- a CDS encoding hemolysin family protein: MGDLTAVVLALVLLALNAFFVGAEFALISARRSQIEPLAASGSKMARSTLAAMERVSVVMAGAQFGITVCSLGLGAVGEPAVAHLLEPVFELVGVPHQAVHPISFVVALMLVVYLHVVLGEMVPKNIAIAGPERAALLLGPPMMVVVTVLKPIILFINACANVIIRALGIEPKDEVNSTFTREEVAALVEESRGQGMLEAGEYDRLSGALGFTEKTVASVVMPTETLTTVPRGASGAEVEAVCAATGYSRFPVRSESGDLIGYLHVKDVLEVDERRRLRPVDDKWIRPFASVRRDDPLHSALEALQGRGAHMGRVVGEDGATLGLVTLEDLLEELVGEIRDAAHQEDSPSS, translated from the coding sequence ATGGGTGACCTCACCGCTGTGGTGCTGGCCCTCGTCCTCCTGGCGCTGAACGCGTTCTTCGTGGGAGCCGAGTTCGCGCTGATCTCGGCCCGGCGCTCCCAGATCGAACCACTGGCCGCGTCCGGCTCAAAGATGGCGCGCTCGACGCTCGCGGCCATGGAACGGGTCTCGGTGGTGATGGCCGGGGCGCAGTTCGGCATCACGGTCTGCTCGCTGGGCCTCGGCGCCGTGGGCGAGCCAGCCGTCGCCCACCTGCTCGAGCCGGTCTTCGAGCTGGTGGGCGTGCCGCACCAGGCGGTGCACCCGATCTCGTTCGTGGTGGCGCTGATGCTGGTGGTCTACCTGCACGTGGTGCTCGGGGAGATGGTGCCGAAGAACATCGCGATCGCCGGGCCGGAGCGCGCCGCCCTGCTGCTGGGGCCCCCCATGATGGTCGTGGTGACCGTGCTCAAGCCGATCATCCTCTTCATCAACGCGTGTGCCAACGTGATCATCCGGGCGCTGGGCATCGAGCCGAAGGACGAGGTCAACTCGACCTTCACCCGTGAGGAGGTCGCAGCCCTCGTCGAGGAGTCCCGTGGCCAGGGGATGCTCGAGGCGGGGGAGTACGACCGACTCTCCGGCGCCCTGGGCTTCACCGAGAAGACCGTGGCGTCGGTGGTGATGCCGACGGAGACGCTGACGACGGTGCCGCGGGGTGCCTCGGGAGCCGAGGTGGAGGCGGTCTGCGCTGCCACGGGCTACTCCCGCTTCCCGGTCCGCTCGGAGTCTGGCGACCTCATCGGCTACCTCCACGTCAAGGACGTGCTGGAGGTCGACGAGCGGCGCAGGCTGCGGCCCGTCGACGACAAGTGGATCCGACCCTTCGCGAGCGTACGGCGCGACGACCCCCTGCACTCCGCCCTTGAGGCCCTGCAGGGCCGGGGGGCCCACATGGGCCGTGTGGTGGGGGAGGACGGCGCGACGCTCGGCCTCGTGACCCTCGAGGACCTGCTCGAGGAGCTGGTGGGAGAGATCCGCGACGCTGCGCACCAGGAGGACTCGCCGTCGTCATGA
- a CDS encoding MerR family transcriptional regulator, whose product MATVSSAQSGPAPQGRMNIGQVLDVLRPDFPDVTIPKIRFLEEKGLIAPDRTPAGYRKFSSADVDRLRYVLRMQRDHYLPLKVIGEHLDAIDRGLEPPPIESVVPTVPKVALSSDGLPSPESFGRRSDVRLSRRELMKIAEVSDELLTQLEQFGLVQPRAGTGHYDSDALVVVQTAKELADFGLEPRHLRAYKSAADREAGLVEMVVGPLRRGRDAAASARADDATHQIAALSVRLHATLVKTRLQQP is encoded by the coding sequence GTGGCGACCGTCTCCTCGGCCCAGTCGGGTCCCGCTCCCCAGGGGCGGATGAACATCGGGCAGGTGCTCGACGTGCTGCGTCCGGACTTCCCGGACGTGACCATCCCCAAGATCCGGTTCCTGGAGGAGAAGGGGCTCATCGCCCCTGACCGCACCCCGGCGGGCTACCGCAAGTTCTCGTCGGCCGACGTCGACCGTCTGCGCTACGTCCTGCGCATGCAGCGCGACCACTACCTGCCGCTCAAGGTGATCGGCGAGCACCTCGACGCCATCGACCGGGGTCTGGAGCCGCCGCCGATCGAGTCCGTGGTGCCGACCGTACCGAAGGTCGCGCTCAGCAGTGACGGCCTTCCGTCGCCCGAGTCCTTCGGCCGCCGCTCGGACGTACGCCTCTCGCGTCGCGAGCTGATGAAGATCGCCGAGGTCAGCGACGAGCTGCTGACCCAGCTGGAGCAGTTCGGCCTGGTGCAGCCCCGCGCCGGCACCGGGCACTACGACAGCGACGCCCTGGTGGTGGTCCAGACCGCCAAGGAGCTGGCCGACTTCGGCCTGGAGCCTCGCCACCTGCGCGCCTACAAGAGCGCCGCCGACCGTGAGGCTGGGTTGGTGGAGATGGTCGTCGGGCCACTGCGTCGCGGCCGCGACGCCGCCGCCAGTGCGCGGGCCGACGACGCGACGCACCAGATCGCCGCGCTCTCGGTGCGCCTGCACGCGACCTTGGTGAAGACCCGTCTCCAGCAGCCCTGA
- a CDS encoding DUF881 domain-containing protein, with the protein MADQKPADPTSADPTPAGPTSAAPKSAVPKSGAPNDLPQHVTMPLLSLLTRESMDEGYQAVAQRKRALAGSGKVAPPSRQSKVVTALAVAVFGVLVAVAAMQTSRNADVEALGKASLAGRIKQEQESVRTLKDRAGELMETNAELDAELRGLREREGQLTSQVSRLGVRTGYLAVRGPGLRVTVDDAPDATPQQIVRDDDLLVLVDGLWAAGAEAIAINGQRLTALSSIQNSGSAIHVNVRPLSPPYVVEAIGDPARLQGELLASSNGSLFYSVARSLGFVLEVKNDDNLELPAARVRPMRSALPAGSKKTKNQAGKKEDRQ; encoded by the coding sequence GTGGCTGACCAGAAGCCCGCGGACCCGACGTCTGCTGACCCGACGCCTGCCGGCCCGACGTCTGCCGCCCCGAAGTCTGCCGTCCCGAAGTCTGGGGCGCCGAACGACCTGCCGCAGCACGTGACGATGCCGCTGCTGTCCCTGCTGACGCGTGAGTCGATGGACGAGGGCTACCAGGCCGTCGCCCAGCGCAAGCGCGCCCTGGCCGGCAGCGGGAAGGTGGCGCCGCCGTCACGACAGTCCAAGGTCGTGACCGCCCTCGCGGTCGCCGTCTTCGGTGTCCTCGTCGCGGTCGCGGCGATGCAGACGTCTCGCAACGCCGACGTCGAGGCCCTGGGCAAGGCGAGCCTCGCCGGACGGATCAAGCAGGAGCAGGAATCGGTGCGGACCCTCAAGGACCGGGCCGGCGAGCTCATGGAGACCAACGCCGAGCTGGACGCCGAGCTGCGCGGACTGCGGGAACGGGAGGGGCAGCTGACCAGCCAGGTGAGCCGTCTGGGGGTGCGTACGGGCTACCTCGCGGTCCGTGGGCCGGGCCTGAGGGTCACGGTGGACGACGCCCCGGACGCCACACCGCAGCAGATCGTGCGTGACGACGACCTGCTCGTCCTCGTCGACGGTCTCTGGGCCGCCGGCGCCGAGGCCATCGCCATCAACGGCCAGCGACTGACGGCGCTGTCGTCCATCCAGAACTCCGGGAGCGCCATCCACGTCAACGTCCGGCCGCTGAGCCCGCCGTACGTCGTCGAGGCGATCGGCGATCCCGCCCGTCTGCAGGGGGAGCTGCTCGCCAGCTCCAACGGATCACTGTTCTACTCCGTGGCGCGTTCATTGGGATTTGTGCTCGAAGTGAAGAATGATGACAACCTCGAGCTGCCCGCTGCTCGGGTCCGACCCATGCGGTCGGCCCTGCCGGCTGGCTCGAAGAAGACCAAGAACCAAGCCGGCAAGAAGGAGGACAGGCAGTGA
- a CDS encoding small basic family protein, giving the protein MIAAIGLLLGVLAGLLLQPDIPTGLEAYLPIAVVAALDAVLGAFRAHLDGIFDDKVFVVSFTSNVVLAALIVFLGDQLGVGSQLSTGVTVVLGIRIFSNAAAIRRHVFHA; this is encoded by the coding sequence GTGATCGCCGCGATCGGCCTGCTGCTCGGGGTGCTGGCTGGGCTGCTGTTGCAGCCTGACATCCCCACCGGGCTCGAGGCCTACCTCCCGATTGCTGTCGTGGCCGCGCTCGACGCGGTCCTGGGAGCCTTCCGTGCCCACCTGGACGGCATCTTCGACGACAAGGTGTTCGTCGTCTCCTTCACGAGCAACGTCGTCCTGGCAGCCCTGATCGTCTTCCTGGGAGACCAGCTGGGCGTCGGCAGCCAGCTCTCGACCGGCGTCACCGTCGTGCTCGGGATCCGTATCTTCTCCAACGCCGCAGCGATTCGACGCCATGTCTTCCACGCCTGA
- a CDS encoding bifunctional nuclease family protein, producing MHELDVIGVRVEAPSNQPVVLLRETAGDRYLPIWIGAGEATAIAFAQQGVVPPRPLTHDLLKDVLIATGQELDEVRIVDVKEGVFFATLVFASGVEVSARPSDSIALALRTGTRIVASPEVLEEAGITAPDEQDDEVEKFREFLDQVTPEDFEEPGGSPST from the coding sequence GTGCATGAGTTGGACGTGATCGGTGTGCGGGTGGAGGCTCCCTCCAACCAGCCCGTCGTGCTGCTCCGCGAGACCGCGGGTGATCGTTACCTCCCGATCTGGATCGGTGCCGGCGAGGCCACGGCCATCGCCTTCGCCCAGCAGGGTGTGGTTCCGCCGCGGCCCCTGACCCACGACCTCCTGAAGGACGTGCTGATCGCCACCGGCCAGGAGCTGGATGAGGTGCGGATCGTGGACGTGAAGGAAGGCGTCTTCTTCGCGACGCTGGTCTTCGCCTCCGGCGTCGAGGTCAGCGCTCGTCCCTCCGACTCCATCGCCCTCGCCCTGCGCACGGGTACGCGGATCGTCGCCTCACCCGAAGTGCTGGAGGAGGCCGGCATCACTGCGCCGGACGAGCAGGACGACGAAGTGGAGAAGTTCCGCGAGTTCCTGGACCAGGTCACGCCCGAGGACTTCGAGGAGCCCGGGGGCTCACCCTCCACTTGA
- a CDS encoding DUF881 domain-containing protein yields MSSTPDPTAPDEKQPDQVEPERAVDESPADAEAPSAAPDDVAADDATLDEIAQDEPTPDEGTQDETPASDSADQAPSEAESSQTDLVEQPSSELDASASEAAPADRTVVRARLRQMFVKPGRSQAVVGVLLALLGFAAVAQVRNTQLDDTYEGRREEELIEIFNGVAGTSDRTRREIARLEQDRRELLVDTSAREAAVEQAETRLRTLNMLAGLVPVTGPGLRVTITEEAGRITIDSLLDTIQELRTAGAEAIEFDGRVRLVASSSFSEVDGVIHLDGEPLRSPYVIEVIGEPHTLHTGLTFPSGPVATLRGDQNADVAIEELDSVDIESVRSLPRAEFASPAEGQ; encoded by the coding sequence ATGTCTTCCACGCCTGACCCCACCGCTCCCGACGAGAAGCAGCCCGACCAGGTCGAACCTGAGCGGGCAGTGGACGAGAGCCCGGCCGACGCCGAGGCCCCCTCGGCTGCCCCGGACGACGTCGCCGCTGACGACGCCACCCTGGACGAGATCGCGCAGGACGAGCCGACCCCCGACGAGGGCACGCAGGACGAGACTCCTGCCTCGGACTCGGCCGACCAGGCCCCGTCCGAGGCCGAGTCGTCCCAGACGGACCTCGTCGAGCAGCCCTCGTCCGAGCTGGACGCCTCCGCCTCCGAGGCGGCCCCTGCGGACCGAACGGTGGTGAGGGCGCGACTGCGCCAGATGTTCGTCAAGCCCGGGCGCTCGCAGGCGGTCGTGGGAGTCCTCCTGGCACTGCTCGGCTTCGCCGCGGTGGCCCAGGTGCGCAACACCCAGCTCGACGACACCTACGAGGGCCGTCGAGAGGAAGAGCTGATCGAGATCTTCAACGGCGTGGCCGGCACCTCCGACCGCACCCGCCGAGAGATCGCACGCCTCGAGCAGGACCGCCGGGAGCTCCTGGTCGACACCAGCGCCCGGGAGGCTGCTGTCGAGCAGGCCGAGACGCGGCTGCGTACGCTCAACATGCTGGCAGGCCTCGTGCCCGTGACCGGACCGGGACTGCGCGTGACCATCACCGAGGAAGCGGGCCGGATCACCATCGACTCGCTGCTCGACACGATCCAGGAGCTGCGCACGGCAGGTGCCGAGGCCATCGAGTTCGACGGACGGGTACGCCTCGTGGCGTCCAGCTCGTTCTCCGAGGTCGACGGCGTGATCCATCTCGACGGGGAGCCGCTGCGCTCGCCCTACGTCATCGAGGTGATCGGCGAGCCGCACACCCTCCACACGGGTCTGACCTTCCCCAGCGGCCCCGTCGCCACCCTCCGCGGCGACCAGAATGCCGACGTCGCCATCGAGGAGCTCGACTCGGTCGACATCGAGAGCGTGCGATCCTTGCCCCGGGCGGAGTTCGCGAGCCCCGCGGAGGGGCAGTAA
- the gcvH gene encoding glycine cleavage system protein GcvH, whose protein sequence is MFPEDLKYTAEHEWVRSPGEIEGAVRVGITDFAQDALGDIVYVQLPDVGQAITADQSCGELESTKSVSDIYAPVTGEVVAVNEALDATPELVNNDPYAGGWLFEVVPAEPGAVDSLLDADAYQAGLS, encoded by the coding sequence ATGTTCCCGGAGGACCTGAAGTACACCGCCGAGCACGAGTGGGTGCGCAGCCCGGGCGAGATCGAGGGCGCGGTGCGCGTCGGCATCACCGACTTCGCGCAGGACGCGCTGGGCGACATCGTCTACGTGCAGCTCCCCGACGTGGGCCAGGCGATCACCGCTGACCAGTCGTGCGGTGAGCTCGAGTCGACGAAGTCGGTCAGCGACATCTACGCCCCGGTGACGGGAGAGGTGGTCGCCGTCAACGAGGCTCTCGACGCGACGCCCGAGCTGGTCAACAACGACCCGTACGCGGGCGGCTGGCTCTTCGAGGTGGTACCGGCCGAGCCCGGCGCCGTCGACTCGCTGCTGGACGCCGACGCCTACCAGGCCGGTCTTTCCTGA
- the gcvP gene encoding aminomethyl-transferring glycine dehydrogenase produces the protein MSDHPSTAPAAPGDQPADALSLVALDGVLPFSERHLGLRPDDVTHMLSHLGYESIDALMDAAVPGGIRTADSLDLPSPLSEAAASAELRALAASNRPAESLIGLGYHGTVTPPVIRRNVLEDPAWYTAYTPYQPEISQGRLEALLNFQTMIGDLTGLPTANASLLDEGTAAAEAMTLVRRANRKASGPFVVDADALPQTIDVVRTRAEAMGIEVVVADLTTGLPDGELCGVLVQYPGASGRILDPAPLMAAAHERNALGVVAADLLALTLLEAPGELGADVVVGSSQRFGVPLFYGGPHAGFMSVAKGLERHLPGRLVGVSVDSEGRPAYRLTLQTREQHIRRDKATSNICTAQVLLAVVASMYAVYHGPEGLRAIAQRTHRYAAAIATALRAGGLEVEHAEFFDTLSVRVPGKAGDIVAQARSLGLHLRLVDEDRVGLSTSETTTGSTVHSVMRAFGLEADLGRVDAATGAALPEALRRTTPFLTHEVFSSHHSETQMLRYLRRLSARDYALDRGMIPLGSCTMKLNATSEMEPISLPGFADLHPFAPAEDALGYRRLVNDLEGWLAAVTGYDRVSIQPNAGSQGELAGLLAIRGYHASRRAEGDPVRDVCLIPSSAHGTNAASAVMAGMRVVVVKASEDGSVDLDDLRAQCEAHSEDLAAIMVTYPSTHGAFEDGITELCEVVHSHGGQVYVDGANLNALLGYAKPGEFGGDVSHLNLHKTFCIPHGGGGPGVGPVAVREHLAPFLPSHAAHPEVEKRAGVGPISAAPYGSAGILPISWAYVRMMGAEGLTTATSHAVLSANYIASRLDEHFPVLYRGHSGLVAHECILDLREITKTSGVSVDDVAKRLVDYGFHAPTMSFPVAGTLMVEPTESEDLGEIERFIAAMIAVKGEIDRVVAGEWTPEESPLRRAPHTSRVLVGEWDRPYSREEGVFPTGIDPDKYWPPVGRIDQAYGDRNLVCSCPSPEAFAE, from the coding sequence ATGTCCGACCACCCCTCCACCGCTCCGGCTGCTCCTGGCGACCAGCCCGCTGACGCGTTGAGCCTCGTGGCCCTCGACGGGGTGCTCCCGTTCTCCGAGCGCCACCTCGGCCTGCGACCCGACGACGTCACCCACATGCTGTCGCACCTCGGGTACGAGTCGATCGACGCACTCATGGACGCTGCCGTGCCCGGAGGCATCCGCACGGCCGACTCGCTGGACCTCCCCTCGCCGCTGAGCGAGGCTGCGGCCAGCGCCGAGCTGCGCGCTCTGGCCGCGAGCAACCGCCCGGCGGAGTCGCTCATCGGCCTCGGCTACCACGGGACGGTGACACCGCCGGTGATCCGTCGCAACGTGCTGGAGGACCCGGCCTGGTACACCGCGTACACGCCCTACCAGCCGGAGATCTCCCAGGGCCGCCTCGAAGCACTGCTCAACTTCCAGACCATGATCGGTGACCTCACCGGCCTGCCGACCGCCAACGCCTCCCTGCTCGACGAGGGCACGGCCGCGGCCGAGGCCATGACGCTCGTACGTCGGGCCAACCGGAAGGCCTCGGGCCCGTTCGTGGTCGACGCCGACGCGCTGCCCCAGACGATCGACGTGGTCCGCACCCGGGCCGAGGCGATGGGCATCGAGGTCGTCGTGGCGGACCTGACCACGGGCCTGCCAGACGGCGAGCTGTGCGGGGTCCTCGTCCAGTACCCGGGTGCTTCTGGACGCATCCTCGACCCGGCTCCGCTGATGGCCGCGGCCCACGAGCGCAACGCGCTCGGTGTGGTCGCTGCGGACCTGCTCGCGCTGACCCTGCTGGAGGCGCCCGGCGAGCTCGGTGCGGACGTTGTCGTCGGTTCGTCACAGCGCTTCGGCGTGCCGCTCTTCTACGGTGGCCCGCACGCCGGCTTCATGTCCGTGGCCAAGGGCCTCGAGCGCCATCTCCCGGGGCGCCTCGTCGGCGTCTCCGTCGACTCGGAGGGCCGTCCCGCCTACCGACTCACACTGCAGACCCGCGAGCAGCACATCCGCCGTGACAAGGCCACGTCCAACATCTGCACCGCACAGGTGCTGCTGGCCGTCGTCGCCTCGATGTACGCCGTCTACCACGGCCCCGAAGGGCTGCGGGCGATCGCGCAGCGCACGCACCGCTACGCCGCAGCCATCGCCACCGCGCTGCGAGCCGGGGGACTGGAGGTCGAGCACGCCGAGTTCTTCGACACCCTGTCGGTGCGCGTGCCGGGCAAGGCGGGCGACATCGTGGCCCAGGCCCGCTCGCTCGGTCTCCACCTGCGCCTGGTCGACGAGGACCGCGTGGGGCTCTCCACGTCGGAGACCACCACGGGCTCCACGGTGCACAGCGTGATGCGCGCCTTCGGGCTCGAGGCCGACCTCGGGCGGGTGGACGCCGCGACCGGCGCCGCCCTCCCCGAGGCGCTGCGTCGTACGACGCCGTTCCTCACGCACGAGGTCTTCTCCAGCCACCACAGCGAGACCCAGATGCTGCGTTACCTGCGTCGGCTCTCGGCTCGTGACTACGCCCTCGACCGCGGCATGATCCCGCTCGGCTCCTGCACGATGAAGCTCAACGCGACGAGCGAGATGGAGCCCATCAGCCTCCCCGGGTTTGCCGACCTGCACCCGTTCGCGCCCGCCGAGGACGCACTGGGCTACCGCCGTCTGGTCAATGACCTCGAGGGCTGGCTCGCTGCGGTGACCGGCTACGACCGGGTGTCGATCCAGCCCAACGCCGGTTCCCAGGGCGAGCTCGCCGGTCTGCTGGCGATCCGCGGCTACCACGCCTCACGCCGCGCGGAGGGCGACCCGGTGCGCGACGTGTGCCTCATCCCGTCGTCGGCGCACGGCACCAACGCCGCCTCCGCCGTGATGGCTGGCATGCGGGTGGTGGTCGTGAAGGCCTCCGAGGACGGCTCCGTCGACCTGGACGACCTCCGTGCCCAGTGTGAGGCACACTCGGAGGACCTGGCGGCCATCATGGTCACCTACCCGTCGACCCACGGGGCGTTCGAGGACGGGATCACCGAGCTCTGCGAGGTGGTGCACTCCCACGGGGGCCAGGTCTACGTCGACGGCGCCAACCTCAACGCCTTGCTCGGCTACGCCAAGCCCGGTGAGTTCGGGGGTGACGTCTCCCACCTCAACCTGCACAAGACCTTCTGCATCCCCCACGGCGGCGGTGGCCCCGGTGTGGGCCCGGTGGCGGTGCGCGAGCACCTTGCCCCCTTCCTGCCCTCGCACGCCGCTCACCCGGAGGTCGAGAAGCGTGCGGGTGTCGGCCCGATCAGCGCGGCACCCTACGGCTCGGCCGGCATCCTGCCGATCTCGTGGGCCTACGTCCGCATGATGGGGGCCGAGGGCCTCACGACCGCGACGTCGCACGCCGTCCTCTCGGCCAACTACATCGCCTCGCGCCTGGACGAGCACTTCCCGGTGCTCTACCGCGGCCACTCGGGGCTGGTGGCGCACGAGTGCATCCTCGACCTGCGGGAGATCACCAAGACCTCGGGCGTCAGTGTCGACGACGTCGCCAAGCGGCTGGTCGACTACGGGTTCCACGCGCCCACGATGTCGTTCCCGGTGGCAGGCACGCTGATGGTCGAGCCCACCGAGTCGGAGGACCTGGGCGAGATCGAGCGGTTCATCGCGGCGATGATCGCCGTGAAGGGCGAGATCGACCGCGTCGTGGCAGGGGAGTGGACGCCCGAGGAGTCGCCGCTGCGTCGCGCGCCGCACACCTCGCGGGTCCTGGTCGGCGAGTGGGACCGCCCGTACTCGCGCGAGGAGGGGGTCTTCCCCACCGGCATCGACCCGGACAAGTACTGGCCGCCCGTCGGCCGCATCGACCAGGCCTACGGCGACCGCAACCTGGTCTGCTCGTGCCCGTCGCCGGAGGCCTTCGCCGAGTGA